The genomic interval aaatgtcatagcATTACACCAGAAAAATAACTGGTTAAATAATAGTGGGTACACTTAAAGAGCTACTAATTTATGTGAAaattctataaaaacaaaaagtatgttATATCCATCTTTAAAAGCCATCTGAAAgcgggcgcctgagtggctcagtaggttgagcgtctgacttcagcccgggtcgagccccgcgtccggctctgtgctgacagcccagagcctggagcctgcttgggattctgtgtctccctctctctctgcccctctcctactcatgctctgtctctctctctctctctgtcaaagataaataatcataaaagcCATCTGAAAGCAAACAACTTATTCCAAAATAGCAAATGCAGAATTTCTTTGCTCAGTGAACTTAGAGGAATGGCCTAACTTCCCCAGACATTTGCTCACATCTATAATTGCGAAGGTTTGTAGATATCACCAAGAGGTCCCAGGCTCAACACATTGTAACTATAGTGgctctttttgtctttgaaagaTGGGGAATCTATTTGCTCAACCAGCCTTTTTGTATATCTTATTGTGGTAATGCTCTGCTTTTGCGAATTGTGTCTGCATGTCATTACTTCTATCAAATAGTTCTTGTGGCAGAGGAGAGTGCGGCTCCCCCCTTCCATATATATCAGTGAGGCATCTGACATTATTTAAGGCAATCCTTAATGGAATGTTTTGATTTAAGCAATGAAATAAACAAGTCTCTCATTTTGTTCCTGCTTGTGTGATAATGCACTCCCCTTCAACATTCTACAGCTCTTGCTActgtatttttctgtcttctaatctaaatttcttcagtttctcttcattctcttcctGGCATTCTATTATTGAAAGAGTTTGAATTGATCTGCAAAATAAAGGCATCAGCCAtacacagttaccaaaaaaaaaaaaaaaaaaaaaatagatgaatgtaGGCTCTAATCTGACCCTTTCTACCTTCCTTGCTTGGAACTCTAGCTAAAgtgcataaattatttaaaaatgcaaattaaatctgCCTCTGCAGAAAAATTGTGGGAGGCAATAATTATAGCAATCTCAGTTGCTGAAGGTGTAGAAGatggaataaaatattagagATTTTCTATGGTAAAAGAGAGGCTTGACTGAAAAAGTATAACAAAGGTCACAAACACAGGTATGACCTGCCTGGAGAAAGACAAAATCTAAACCAGCAAAGTAGTAATAATAGGAACTAATGTTTATTGCACACTCAAATCAGAGGAGGGTTACTTAAGCTGCCAGAAGAATCTTTGGGTTTCAGAAGGGCATGCTGCAAGCCTTCCAAGTGAAGTAAAACATTTGGCAGGAGTTCAGGATCAATAAGCCTAAAACAGGTTAAAAACCAGTGTGTTTTCCTTACAGGTCAAGACTTTCTAAAACTATAGAGTAAATCAGTAGGAAATTGCACTTTGATATGCATATGGAAAGTTTTCAAGTAACATATATTGCCTAGCAGGAGGTATACCTGTGAGGGGTATTGCCAACAaatgacattaaataaataaataaataaataaataaatgttgcttATAAGTTAAGACAATTTAGCTGGCTAGAATCATCACAGGGAAAAGAATCACTCTTTTTAATGCAGGAGAAGTTGATCATTGATATAGATGTGTATGAGTCACCCAGAGCAAGCTTTTAAATAAAGGTTTACACTTCCTTTCAAGGAGGCTGGGGGTTGTTCTTGAACGTGTCTCACTTATCTAATGAAGACCAGGGTATATGTGGTGATATACATATGGCctgcatttattaagcaccagcATGCTTCTAACCACTGCACAAGTATTAACCTCAACCTTATAAAGTATGTTCTGTTAGTATCTTGATTTTAAAGCAAGGAAACTGACACCACAACAAATTGTAAGTATCTTGTCCAGGCTTCACAGCTAGTGACTGTCAGAAAGGAATGGCCTTCTGGTGCTCTTTTCCATCACAGTGTCCTGCTGCAGAAAAATGAGGTGGTCTTATCTGAGCCCTTACTCATCtagtgaccttaggcaaatcaccTAATTCTCcaaactctgtctccctccttcatGGGACATAAGACTGGCTGTACCTATCCTACAGGCTGTGAGGAGGGTGGGGCATAGGAAAGAAGTAGGTATAGCTCCTTGGGAACTGCAGCACCATCCTGAAATATCACCAGGGGTGCCCAGTTGGTCCCATAGGGGTATCTGGCTGCATTCCAAAACCAAATAGCTCTGATTTGTGGCTTTGCTTTACATGATCAGCACTCTTTCACCATGTTAGTATCTGTATACATAAGTAACAATGGCAGCTGGTGGGAAAAATATTCCCACCAAAAGGAGATTATCTCATGTTCTGTATGATATCACTTTAGTTAAAAATAGATACCACAATGTCTTTCTTAATACACATTCCTCTAGCATCCCTAACCCCGCCTTCCAGACCTAACCAGATGTCATTCAGCCAGCTGGACTGAAAGCACTTCTCAACACAATTATAAAGCTGGGACCACCCAGGACCCATAttctccgccccctccccttttttttttcaccttttcctgGAAGAAATTATTTGACCTTTTAAAACGGTTTCATAAATAGACTCTTTATGGTTCTCCAGATAGCTTTTTGCCTTGAACCTCTGTCCTGGCCTTACCCTTCCAGAACTACCACATCTCTGGACTTGAGCCTGTGAAGCAGAGGTGGCCTCAGGTGTTACtacagggaagaggaaaaaaggaagagatggagaaacaagtcgggcaggtgggggtggggaggaagggttgGAATTTGTCCAGATATCTcctggcggcggggggggggggggggggggggggggggggggggggggggagtcttcCTAGAGGGCAGTTGGTGCTGATTTAAGTTGCAACAAGAGGTAAACCCCCTACCGTGATGGTCTAAACTGTAGCCAGCCTGAGATGGTAACACTACCGGGGTGGGGGGCGTTGAGAGGATTGCTTTACAGCAATTGCtggctcctgcccctcctccctctgcccccacattCCCCTTCCGTCTCTTCTCTCTGCAATTCTCAACCACCTTTGACCTAAATCCCTCACAAGCTTCTGATTTACATGTGCATGAATAGCAAGGTGATTTGCTCCCGAGAGGATCCCTGAGGTTTACAGCAGCCGCTCCCGGAGGTACGCCGTATGCAGAGCAGTCTGTTCCAGACAGATTGCGCGCCGGTTTGGGGCGCCGCGGAACGCTGCTTCCCTATTCCGTTTCCAATTCACAGTCTGAAGGTAAAAAGTACACTAATTAAATCCACATTAGGAGGCGCagcgggggcggggctgggggagctggggaggcGGCCGCGGGACTGCTGTTGCCTAGCAACAACGCCAGCCGAAGCCTGCCCCTCTGCAAAAAACCAGGGACACCGCCGCAGGCAGCGGGGCTGGGGGCGAGCAGGTGTGTGTGCTGACGGCTTAAAGACAcagaggcaggggcgcctgggtggctcagtcggttaagcgtccgacttcagttcaggtcacgatctcccggtccgtgagttcgagccccgcgtcaggttctgggctgatggctcagagcctggagcctgcttccgattctgtgtctccctctctctctctgtcccccctgttcatgctctgtctctctctgtctcaaaaataactaaacgttaaaaaaaagaaaaaagacacaggcAGAACCCCCAAAAGAGACCCATGAAACCCTCTTTTCCACCCCGGGGGACTAAGTAAGGCTCTTTTTGATACTGATAACTCGATATCAACACCCCCGGCTTCCCTGCTCCCCACTTCTCATTAACCAACAACTTTCCAATGAAGGCCCCAGTGGCTGGCCAGAATTCCTTTCCGACAGAAGCAAAAAGGCTCAGGTCCAGCCGTCAGGCCTAACGAGCACTGCTCAGCAGGGAAGGCAAAGCCCCTGTGGTTAGCCCAGAAGTCCTGCTAGCTGCAGACGAGGCGTTATGAAATACAGGTAGCCTTCATCACAAGGAGAACAGTGCCCTCTGCTGGCAGCGCCCCGGCAAGTCGAATTCACCGGCCTTCTGGCGCCCGCTCACACAGCACCGCTAAAAGTCTTAGCCTGTGGTGCCAGTGCTGAACACGTATAGTGCACCTTCTTGCACCTTGAGGGAATAACGGTGTGGAAGGGGcataaaagggagaaagaagacagaggcaAAACGGAAAGATGGGTGCAGGAGGTGTGGCCGTACTCTCCATCTGGTAAAGACAAGCACAGGAGCCTCATAACTCTCCGTGGAAAAACCCAGACAGAACCAAAGTGCAGTTAAACGGAACAATGACAGGCACTGCTCCTCAAGCCCATCCTGGGCTGGAAGTGCTTTGTCTGAAGTACACAATTTCCGTTGGCCTGATGACTGTTAAGTGTTTTTCTAAGAGTATCACAATGGGAGAATGCAGTGGGGACTCTACGGGCCAAGAGGCAGAAATAAGTAGATTCCATCCAGACTATTTCAAAGCGAGCTGCCCTGCTAGGCAGAGGACTTTGGAGCGGAGGCCCCGCCCACAGTGTTCAAAGGAGAGAAGCAAAGCATAATGTTAGAACCCACAACTGCCTCAGCAGGAGCCCCATATGTTTTTTATAAAAAGGCACAATGTTAGCATTGTTCTATGCTCAATAGCCCGACTGTTATAACTAATGCTTTGTTATGAATACGACCATTTAAAATTCCCAACCAGTTGCACTTAGTGACAATACGCATCAGAAAACAAGCCCAGAAGCAGAGATTTCTCACTTTGGGGTCAGTTGGctttaaatacacatacacatgcctTTTAGTGTGCCCAGCTTCCAAAAATACACCAAACATTTGCATGAACTATGTTCTCAGCCCTGGCGTTTGCAGCTGCAAATACTAAAGCACATTCTCACATGTATATTTGAGAACTTAACATTGATTCTGTGTACACAGGGCTGATGCGCAAAAGGAGGGGAGTATGTGTCCTCTGTTTCGTTCCACACCAGCACCTTCCTCCCACTCCCAACCCcaaggcacccccaccccagcctctctAGCATACAAGCTCAGCTGCCTCTCCAGGTCCTCAGCCCCCACATTCTAGGTTTCCAGGGCCCTCATGCCTCACCTTCAACTTGAGGTAAAACCCAGCAAAAGAGACCTGGATTCGGCCAATCAGGCCTAGGCTTTTGTGGTAGTGACGCAGTCACCAGAACTGGGAAGGATTACTGGTGGCAACTGAGTTGAGGGCCCAGCATTCCCTTGGTGGAGACCAGTTTCAAGCCTGTATAGTCTTCCTAGGGATTCCCACACCTGACTGATGCCCTCCAACAAATCCCTCTTTTGCTCTACTCAGGCAAGGCTGGTGTCCATGGTCTGTAAACAAGATCCCTCCAGGTGACACACATTTCTCACATCaattattattaagaaaaagaaagaaaagacaagtaaaaagaccgttttgcatcttaaatttaAATGCTCCTCTAatttgtctcctctccctccaacCAGCCTGGACCGAGTCTCTCATCACAAAAAGGGGAAATACTGCAGTTGTAAAAATCCATAAATTAATTACCAAATAATTCACAAGACTTGGGTAAGACCACATGAAAACACTTAGAAGAATTCTGGGAAGACCCGGTCAGGGTCTTCCCCGTCCCAAGGGAAAAGCACCGAGTAAACAAGCGTCACCCCCAGTTACGTCGGTGAGGCGCAGAGaaatgctccccacccccactgcctgtAATTAGATGAGGGGCGGAGGGAAGGACGGTTTATCTAGAAAACGGGTCTCTGGGGGCAAGGTCATCCTGGGAGGCAGGGGACGACGGCCAAGGTCGCTCCTGACGGCGTCCAGTTGGTCCTGAAGGAGCCGGACCCGCTCGTCTAGGCTGCGCTGCTGGGCCAGGACGGCGGCCTTGCCCGCCAGCAAGGCGCGATAGGCGCGCAGCTCCTCCGCGGGCAGGGCCTTCACCAGCACCTCCCGCAGGGCCCGCTCGCGCCGTGCCACGTGCTCCTTCAGCTCCTTGGCGTCTTCCTGCTGCCGTTTCAGGAGACCGAGTCGCTGCAGCAGGGAGGCCTGCAGCCGCAGGGAAAGCGTGCCGTAAGCAGGGAGATGGCGCCGTGGTTCCCAGGATGGTCCCAGAAGCCGGCAGGCCCCTCACCACCCCGCGCTCCCCCGGCCGGAACCTCTGTCACCTGCTCGTCTGGGTCGCCGTCTGCGCCCTCCCGGGCCAGGGCGCGGCGCACGCGGGCCAGGCGActgcccagcagcagcagcaggccaAGCACGCGCTCTAGGTCGGCCATGAACCTGCTGAACCGCTCTAGGTCGCGGGGTGCACAGGTCTGGCCCACCGCGGCCTCCAGAGCAGCCCCGCGCCTGGCCCAAGCCTGGGCCACCCGGTGCAGCCGCTCCTGTTCTGCCTGAAGGTCCCGCAGCATCTTTTGGAGGAGACTGGCTAGCTCCATCTGCAGGGAGGGCGTGGGTACTTAAAGGTGAGGCCAGACTCTGAATTCTTAGCCCATACTCTGGGCTCTTGCCCCACCCAATCTCCACCAGCCCCTCCACACTCACTTTCTTGGCTTCGATGCTGTTTGGATCAGGGAGACCCTGACCACAGGGTTGGTCAGGCACAGGGTGGGTGGTATGGTTTTCAGACCTCATCTGAGAAGTTGGCCGGAGCTGGCTGGAGCTAAATAGATAGCACATGGGTACAAAACCAGAGCTCCCTGGGTTATCCTTCCCGCCACCCACCAGAGTGCAGGGACTTAGAATCCCCCTAGTCCCTAGTACCCCCCACACTCACCCTGGCTCAGGAGTACCAACAGCGTCCTTTCCATCCTCCTCACTGGCTGGCCTCATCGCAGCCCAGACCTCAGCTAAAGGAATCAGCCCATCTAGCAGACCCAGGGGTGGCTCTGGACTGGGACAGGAAGTGAGTATGTCACTCATAGAGGGATCCAGTCTGGCCAGCTCCTGAACCAGCTCCTCAAGGCGCAGACTGCGCCATGTTGGCCTGGAAACAGGCTGGCCAGTGCCCCAAGCTAGGGCAGTACGGCCAGGAGCACCTGGGGTACTGTTGCCTGGAGGTTCCAGGGCATCAACTGGAAGAGGTTTGAGGGGGTCTGTAGCTGCAAGTGGGTCAATGGTCAGCAGTCCAGTGGGGTTGAAGGTTGGAATGTCACCATTTGCAGTCCCAGGGGGGCTACAGCATGTAGTCCTGGAAATGCTCACAGAACCATTTATCCTCCGCCAGCTGTCATCTGCCCCTGCAGTCTCTGGGTGCTCATGGAGGGGGTGCTCTGGGGGGACTCCAGCTTGGTCAACCCCCTGGCCCAAGCTGGTTTCATACTGCTGGTCAGAGACATGGACACTGGAAGTGGAAGAGACACTGAATAAGAAAAAACTCTGTCCAAAAACAAGCACTGGCCTCCAAGGGCCACCTGTCTCCATCCTCACAAGCCAGGCTGCCAGGCTCCAGCTAGGAGAAGGTTCCATTCCCCTCTAGAATTTTGTTGTTATGTGTGGGAAAGAGGTATCTCATTCAGCTTGGAAGCAAGAGGCAACTCACCTGGTTGGGTTTCCTGTGGGCACATGGGTGTCTGGAGGTGATCTCATTCTGACCAAGGGGACGTCTTCCAGGAAAACCTCATcatcaggaagggaagggagtcgGGCAGACCCAAGGCATGTCTCTGAGACCCTCTGTTCACGGTCTGCAGGACTGCTCTGGAGGCACTCGGCAGGACACAACACTGCAGCTTCCTTCTGAGTCAGGAACCTGGAGGAAGGGACCCCACACTGACTACAGTGACCAGAAAGGAAGCTCTTGGTGCTGCACCAGAAGACAcagcgggaggtggggggaataGTAAGGGATGTCGTTTGTAAAAGACAAAATCAGAAGGCCCAAActgagggtaggtgatgggcccTCTCTTTTCTTGGACAAGAGCTATGAAAACTGCTTCTCTCCAACTTCTGGTCCCCTGGTGGTCCATGTCTCTCACCTGGGAAGTTTGGTCTGAAACAACAGTCTGGGGGTTTCTGCTCCTTGGGGAGCAACCTGGAAAGGCAAACAGTTGCTTGAAATGTAGCTCAAGTTTTCATTTTCCCAGATGTCCCCTACCCCAAGCCTGCAGCCTATCTTCCACACCTGAACAACGGGCGTGACCCCTCCTGAACCTCCCCAGGGAGCCAAGACTTCGCCTGAAGCGCTCCGACTCCGACTGGAAGGCCTATGGGCGTCACCGAACTTCAGGGACCGCGGTTCTGGATCCTCTGTACTTCGAGGCTGCGTCTCAGGCAGCCATCTGATCTGGTGATCTTCCAACTCTGCCAGCACCCTGTGCTCCTGGGGCTCGGGCCCGGCAAAGCCAGAGCTGGAGCTGGCGTCACTCGAACATCCCCCCACAGATCCACCACCCTGACCCACGCGATCCAGCTTTCCTGGCTCAGAGAAGCACCACTTCCGCTGCTGGGTGGCTAGGCGCCCCCGGCCGACTGGTCCCCGCGAGGGAGCCCCAGAGCGCCCCGGCTCCACTTCCCCGCCCGGATGGCTGAGTGAGGCGGAGCGCGGGTGCGCCGCGGGGGGCCGCGCGGGTGCAGCTGGCCGCAGGCGGGCGGGTAGGCTCATGCGGAGCTCCTTGCGCTGGAAGGACGTCTCCCGGAGCACTCGCCGTTGCGCGCCCTGCAGCCGCTGGCGGTAGGCAGCCCGCGAGGCCGGTGGGCTGGGCGGCTCGACGGCCCgcgcctccgcctccgcctcggCCGCCAGAGCAAACAGCAGCGGGGTGGCCTGCCGGCTGAGCGGCCCCGACGTTCCCTGGACCTCTGGGAGCCGCAGCCCACTGCGCGCGGCGGCCGCGGGCCGGGGCTGCGGGGACGCCCGAAGGCCGGCGGCGGGCGCGGCGGAGGCTGGGCCACCCCACACCACGCGCACGTAGTCCCAGTCTAGATAAGGGAGGAGGTCGGTTCCAGGCGACGGCGTGCGCGGCTCTGGAGCGCCGGAGGCCGCGGAGAAAGAGCTGTAGGCCGAGTCGGCGCGCGCGGACAGCCGCCGCAGGTCCAGGCTGCGAGTGGACGAGGCTGGGGAGGCGCGGTCGCGCCCAGGCCCCAGGGCCTCCATGGCTCACAGGTGAGTGCTTAGACCAGCTCCGTGGATCCTGGAAGAACACAGATGGCGCCGTGGGGGAGGAGCCGGGAAAGGCTGGCCACTCCGACAGGGACAGCCAGGTGCTTACACATCCCCTCTTTGGTCACAGGATCTTTAGTGCTGCCATTTCCCGGGTCAGGGATGATATAGGCGGTGGGGCCAGCCCCTGGGAGCGGAATTTGAGGGCCTTAACTATTCTCCCTTAGCTCAGGGGAAGGAATTGGCAACTGGCCCATTCCCTCCTGGGGTTCTCCTGGCCCGAAGCCGCCTTTACCCTGGCACCTCCTGGAGCGCTGAGAATGTACCCAtattccttccctccccaacccagTCCCACCCAGGCTGCTTCCTGCCAGCTTTGTTAGCTTCTCCATGTGATCTTTCCCTGATAAACAATGGTCAAGAACGTTCTGAGATCACAGGGGAGCCAAGAAAGGAGGGGGGGGAAGACCCAGGTCAGGTGGTGGGGACAGCTTCAcagcctcccttcctcctctgtgtcAGTTATGTTCCCAGtgctttatataaatatttatcttgatCCTTATAACTGctatctgcattttacagatgaggacatggaGGTTTTTAGGGGGAAATGATTTGCCCAGGGGCACATGGCTGGTAAGAAGCAGAGCCCTGCCTGGAATTTGGGCCTGCCTCCCAGCTTACTGCAGCCAGAATCAATTTCCTAGAAGCAAACCCTGCTGAAAGTCAGTTTACCCTCACACCACCCCCCTAACTGCCTGAGTCCTCCAACAAAGCCCAAActccactgtgggaaacagtcaCCCTCACCTCCTCTCAAAATACTGGCAGATTCCAGAATAATATGGTCTCTGCTTTGGAGCCTCACACCCCAGACTTTGTCCTGCTACTCCTCCTACTGGGACCAGCTTAAAGGTCTCCAGACCTTTTGGGACCGCCTACGGTGTCCTGAGCTTCCCCCCAACACAGCACTCATCACCCTATGTAATTGTTGGCTTACTTGCGATTCTGATTCCCTCTTCCCATTCCAACCCCTGAGCTTCCAGAgcacaggctctgcacttactCATCTCTGTcccctcagtgcctggcatgagGTCGATGTTAaagaaatagttgttgaatgGCACGGAAAGGAGTAGATTTGCAATGAGTGCATGGAGGGTGGCTTtggtggagaaggaagagagctCCTCTGCTTCTGCCCACTCTTCTCTCCCTAGTTGTCTTTTCTGGTGAATGGGGAAGAATGAATGAGGCAACTGCCACTGCCCAGGTTTCTCATGCATTATCAGGAGCAAAAAGAGCAGGCAAGCACAGGTGCAGCAGGAGAGGCCAGAAATCAGTACCTCCCCAGGGCCaagaagagagagtggggaggagttGCATTGAGTGGGTGTGCATTGAGTCttgggaaactgaggttccaTAAGGGCTCTGGAGactttggggaggggaagggcttgCTTTGCCTGAGCTGGCTTGGTAAGGGGTGCAGAGGAGGGTGACTGGCAGCTGGAGCGGGTACTGAAAAGCAGACTTATTTGAGCTGCCTAAACTGGAACTCATGGTCACCCTTCACCCCCTTCCCCAAGGCCCCAGATGCTACAGAGTGCAGGTCACGGGCAGTAGGGGCAGTTAGGAGTGAGGATACGGTGTTTCCTAGAAGGCAGAGGCAGTACCTGCAACGTTCTCAGGAGTGGCTGTCAGCTGACCTGGGACCAGAGCATCTTGACATTGCTGACTTGGAGGCATCTTTATGCCCACTAAGACCAGCCCAGCAGGTTGGTCCTCACGCTCAGGTTTGGGGGCCTCTTTTGCAGAGTGTTTCCTCTGTCTGGACTTAAGGAAGACCAGAAGCCACTCTGAGTAGCAGCTCCGGTGAGGACAGTCACCTCCTCTAGGAAACCCACCCTAGGCACCTGGACACTAGCGCTCTCTCTTCCTATTCTGATTCCAGCTTGGGAGTATTGTTTTCTCTGACTCATGCTACCTATGTCTGTCCACTGTTGGCTTCCTGCATCTATAGGCAACAGTGACTGTTCAGATATAAAAAAGTTTCCTCCAAAAAGGCCTtgaaaattttatcttatttgtgaGTTATTGTGTTCACCGAGGATTCTGAGGTCACCAAATAAAAACAGCttaaatggataagaaaataaaactgtgtgCACATACGTTTGCTTTTTGCCCTTAACTTGTCTTGCGGATACTTTTCTAACGGTGGCCCCAGGAGACTGATAACCATGCAGGATGCTCACTGCTGTGCTATGAGGATGCAGCTCCTTCAGTGTGTTGTGGGGTCTCAATACACAAAGCAAGGAGTCTGCACACTTGATGGGCTGCAGGAGCCTCTTGCTGTCCAGCCAGCCACTGTGGCTGGGGGTGGCCGCACCCCTGGAGCCCTAGCACCTGCGTTAGTGTCAGCCATGGGTGGGGGCTGCAGAGCCAGTACCTACATAGAAGTGGAGTCCAAAGCCTAGAGCTCAAGGAGCTCTTCAGGCCTTCTGCCTAGCCTCTccagagccgggggggggggggggggggggggtggaggcagCATGGAATCCTTGCTAGAAAACTGCCAGATGGGGGTCCAGCAGGTTGAGGTCACGTATACTCATCCCCTGAAtgaaagagcaagagaggaaaaggagaccAAGATGACTTCAGTGTTCAGAGCTGGAGGCCTGGGAGGTAGAGGTGCCAGTCTCAGGAAGGAAGAAGCTGAGATGGGGACTGGCCAGGGGTC from Panthera uncia isolate 11264 chromosome A1 unlocalized genomic scaffold, Puncia_PCG_1.0 HiC_scaffold_17, whole genome shotgun sequence carries:
- the SHROOM1 gene encoding protein Shroom1 isoform X1; the encoded protein is MEALGPGRDRASPASSTRSLDLRRLSARADSAYSSFSAASGAPEPRTPSPGTDLLPYLDWDYVRVVWGGPASAAPAAGLRASPQPRPAAAARSGLRLPEVQGTSGPLSRQATPLLFALAAEAEAEARAVEPPSPPASRAAYRQRLQGAQRRVLRETSFQRKELRMSLPARLRPAAPARPPAAHPRSASLSHPGGEVEPGRSGAPSRGPVGRGRLATQQRKWCFSEPGKLDRVGQGGGSVGGCSSDASSSSGFAGPEPQEHRVLAELEDHQIRWLPETQPRSTEDPEPRSLKFGDAHRPSSRSRSASGEVLAPWGGSGGVTPVVQVAPQGAETPRLLFQTKLPRFLTQKEAAVLCPAECLQSSPADREQRVSETCLGSARLPSLPDDEVFLEDVPLVRMRSPPDTHVPTGNPTSVHVSDQQYETSLGQGVDQAGVPPEHPLHEHPETAGADDSWRRINGSVSISRTTCCSPPGTANGDIPTFNPTGLLTIDPLAATDPLKPLPVDALEPPGNSTPGAPGRTALAWGTGQPVSRPTWRSLRLEELVQELARLDPSMSDILTSCPSPEPPLGLLDGLIPLAEVWAAMRPASEEDGKDAVGTPEPGSSQLRPTSQMRSENHTTHPVPDQPCGQGLPDPNSIEAKKMELASLLQKMLRDLQAEQERLHRVAQAWARRGAALEAAVGQTCAPRDLERFSRFMADLERVLGLLLLLGSRLARVRRALAREGADGDPDEQASLLQRLGLLKRQQEDAKELKEHVARRERALREVLVKALPAEELRAYRALLAGKAAVLAQQRSLDERVRLLQDQLDAVRSDLGRRPLPPRMTLPPETRFLDKPSFPPPLI
- the SHROOM1 gene encoding protein Shroom1 isoform X2; its protein translation is MEALGPGRDRASPASSTRSLDLRRLSARADSAYSSFSAASGAPEPRTPSPGTDLLPYLDWDYVRVVWGGPASAAPAAGLRASPQPRPAAAARSGLRLPEVQGTSGPLSRQATPLLFALAAEAEAEARAVEPPSPPASRAAYRQRLQGAQRRVLRETSFQRKELRMSLPARLRPAAPARPPAAHPRSASLSHPGGEVEPGRSGAPSRGPVGRGRLATQQRKWCFSEPGKLDRVGQGGGSVGGCSSDASSSSGFAGPEPQEHRVLAELEDHQIRWLPETQPRSTEDPEPRSLKFGDAHRPSSRSRSASGEVLAPWGGSGGVTPVVQVAPQGAETPRLLFQTKLPRFLTQKEAAVLCPAECLQSSPADREQRVSETCLGSARLPSLPDDEVFLEDVPLVRMRSPPDTHVPTGNPTSVHVSDQQYETSLGQGVDQAGVPPEHPLHEHPETAGADDSWRRINGSVSISRTTCCSPPGTANGDIPTFNPTGLLTIDPLAATDPLKPLPVDALEPPGNSTPGAPGRTALAWGTGQPVSRPTWRSLRLEELVQELARLDPSMSDILTSCPSPEPPLGLLDGLIPLAEVWAAMRPASEEDGKDAVGTPEPGSGFVPMCYLFSSSQLRPTSQMRSENHTTHPVPDQPCGQGLPDPNSIEAKKMELASLLQKMLRDLQAEQERLHRVAQAWARRGAALEAAVGQTCAPRDLERFSRFMADLERVLGLLLLLGSRLARVRRALAREGADGDPDEQASLLQRLGLLKRQQEDAKELKEHVARRERALREVLVKALPAEELRAYRALLAGKAAVLAQQRSLDERVRLLQDQLDAVRSDLGRRPLPPRMTLPPETRFLDKPSFPPPLI